One segment of Arthrobacter sp. MMS18-M83 DNA contains the following:
- a CDS encoding dodecin translates to MADHTYSVSEIVGTSSEGVDAAIKNGIAAASQTLRNLDWFEVKEIRGHLSEGAVADWQVTIKLGFRLER, encoded by the coding sequence ATGGCTGACCACACATATAGCGTTTCCGAAATTGTTGGAACCTCGTCCGAGGGCGTCGACGCCGCCATCAAGAACGGGATTGCGGCTGCCAGCCAGACCCTCCGCAATCTCGACTGGTTCGAGGTCAAGGAAATCCGCGGCCACCTCAGCGAGGGCGCCGTTGCCGACTGGCAGGTAACCATCAAGCTTGGCTTCCGCCTGGAGCGTTAG
- a CDS encoding alpha/beta fold hydrolase — protein MLQEPPAVAALHVDMRLPMAASTTPGLQSQPPVLLLHGWASASAYWEPLAAELLDAGRSVWIVDLPGYHRGDALPPGFQWTLDSAAASVAAIAARDTSPVHIVGHSMGGSVALTLAAAYPELVASVALIGMVPAPPNDAFKSMLESQLGQGFIDDATRAKCMKAWFGALPTEDERLLSRGFELPFEVLGPSGLAAMAGVAADVPEKVTAPTLVIAGVGDRLRSLDQAEAFVAASPMRRLVAIPNAGHSVHWEQPHACAVALGAFWDKSRQPSA, from the coding sequence ATGCTTCAAGAGCCTCCCGCCGTCGCGGCACTGCACGTGGACATGCGCCTTCCAATGGCCGCCAGCACGACGCCGGGCCTTCAGTCCCAGCCTCCCGTCCTGTTGCTGCACGGCTGGGCTTCGGCTTCCGCTTATTGGGAGCCGCTCGCCGCCGAATTGCTCGACGCCGGGCGTTCAGTGTGGATCGTCGATTTGCCTGGGTATCACCGCGGGGATGCATTGCCTCCGGGCTTCCAATGGACGCTTGATTCGGCAGCCGCTTCCGTTGCAGCGATTGCCGCCCGGGATACCTCGCCGGTTCACATAGTTGGCCACTCAATGGGTGGCAGCGTCGCCCTGACGCTAGCGGCCGCGTATCCGGAGCTGGTGGCGAGTGTGGCGCTGATCGGCATGGTGCCGGCCCCGCCGAACGATGCCTTCAAGTCAATGCTCGAATCCCAGCTCGGCCAAGGCTTCATTGACGACGCGACGCGCGCCAAGTGCATGAAAGCCTGGTTCGGGGCGTTGCCTACGGAGGACGAACGGCTGCTGAGCCGCGGATTCGAGCTCCCCTTTGAGGTCCTGGGGCCTAGCGGCCTCGCGGCAATGGCGGGCGTGGCTGCGGATGTCCCCGAAAAGGTGACCGCACCGACGCTGGTGATCGCCGGCGTCGGGGACCGCCTACGCTCGCTGGACCAGGCGGAAGCCTTCGTGGCGGCCAGCCCCATGCGAAGGCTGGTGGCAATCCCGAACGCGGGGCACAGCGTCCATTGGGAGCAGCCACATGCTTGTGCGGTGGCGCTCGGCGCGTTTTGGGACAAAAGCCGGCAACCCTCGGCGTAA
- a CDS encoding FadR/GntR family transcriptional regulator: protein MARKSLVGVVADELLDRIVAGEFPPGTVVPGELELSAKHEVSRMTVREAMKTLEAQRILSVERGRGTFVNPLNRWASLEAVLRAASEGKNDAAAAIQLIELRRMLETGACELAASRVSPEEIDQLQVHVSAMQKAHDSNDVSAFVEADLGFHDVILHASGNVFVAVLFEPLHRVLETRRTQTSQIPDIQRHAIGHHRAILKALEAGDSPRAREAMDAHMQQTLDDLKTYVLEA from the coding sequence ATGGCACGCAAGTCGCTGGTCGGCGTCGTAGCTGACGAGCTGCTGGACCGCATCGTCGCGGGCGAATTTCCACCGGGCACTGTGGTTCCCGGCGAACTCGAGTTGAGTGCAAAGCATGAGGTCAGCCGCATGACCGTGCGCGAGGCGATGAAAACCCTCGAGGCCCAGCGAATCCTGAGCGTCGAGCGTGGCCGGGGAACGTTCGTCAATCCCTTGAACCGCTGGGCCTCCCTCGAAGCGGTATTGCGTGCGGCTTCGGAGGGAAAGAACGACGCCGCAGCGGCCATCCAGCTCATCGAGCTACGTCGCATGCTCGAGACCGGCGCCTGCGAACTCGCCGCCTCACGGGTCTCCCCAGAGGAAATCGACCAGCTGCAGGTTCATGTGTCCGCCATGCAGAAAGCCCACGATTCCAATGACGTGAGCGCATTCGTCGAGGCGGACCTCGGGTTCCACGATGTCATCCTGCATGCTTCCGGCAACGTGTTCGTGGCCGTGCTCTTCGAACCCCTGCATCGCGTCTTGGAAACCCGGCGCACCCAGACCTCGCAAATCCCCGACATCCAGCGGCACGCGATCGGACATCATCGGGCCATCCTGAAAGCCCTCGAAGCCGGAGACTCCCCCCGCGCCCGCGAGGCCATGGACGCGCACATGCAACAGACCCTGGACGATCTCAAGACGTACGTCCTGGAGGCGTAA